From one Candidatus Obscuribacterales bacterium genomic stretch:
- a CDS encoding methyltransferase domain-containing protein: MSTSFLSPDFWENRYQENTARWDLGQPALAFVDWLTDRQPQPGRMMVLGAGRGHDALWFASHGFEVVGVDFAPSAVEQARALAQEQQLSAQFEQHNIFELPDDWHHSFDYVLEHTCFCAIAPEQRPAYVQVAQQLLKPTGQFIGLFWAHNRPGGPPFGSRVADIQALFSEHFDVSSLKPVARSVLQRQGEEYLAQFPRKGAIASSRLNQTMD, from the coding sequence TTGAGTACCTCATTTCTCAGTCCTGACTTTTGGGAAAACCGCTATCAGGAAAACACTGCCCGTTGGGATCTTGGTCAGCCCGCCCTCGCCTTTGTCGATTGGCTCACCGATCGTCAACCCCAGCCTGGACGGATGATGGTTTTAGGAGCTGGACGCGGCCATGACGCCCTGTGGTTTGCATCCCATGGCTTTGAGGTCGTCGGCGTTGACTTTGCTCCCTCCGCCGTGGAGCAGGCCCGTGCCTTGGCTCAAGAACAGCAGCTCAGCGCTCAGTTTGAGCAGCACAATATTTTTGAGCTACCCGACGACTGGCATCATAGTTTTGACTACGTTCTGGAACATACCTGCTTCTGCGCGATCGCCCCTGAGCAACGCCCTGCCTATGTCCAAGTGGCGCAGCAGCTTCTGAAACCCACCGGGCAGTTTATTGGTCTATTTTGGGCCCATAATCGCCCTGGTGGCCCACCCTTTGGCTCCCGCGTGGCAGATATCCAAGCGCTTTTTTCAGAGCATTTTGATGTATCTAGTCTGAAACCCGTAGCGCGATCGGTGCTCCAGCGTCAGGGGGAAGAATACCTAGCCCAGTTTCCAAGGAAGGGAGCGATCGCCTCGTCACGCTTGAATCAGACGATGGACTAA